The Rhopalosiphum maidis isolate BTI-1 chromosome 1, ASM367621v3, whole genome shotgun sequence genome has a segment encoding these proteins:
- the LOC113549547 gene encoding eukaryotic translation initiation factor 3 subunit J, which translates to MEWDADNFEPAKPIIPVVDIVGGAKLNKWEGEDEEENIKDSWDAEEEETKKIETKVPEKKTKSKLEQKIAERERKQKIENEKMRRKFLEAEENSNMTPEEKKLLQQKLQEEADLEVAKEMLGVDESDEDSIDRMNPKSKEDFIVFEQALQKKIQSFSKSDHYSDFIEELIRNLSVTLSMNDLRKLKASVDNMSTEKMKAEKGDKNKKNKGKGKAKLRLDNSTIPDYNEFSAYTVDDYEEFM; encoded by the exons ATGGAGTGGG ATGCTGATAATTTTGAACCCGCTAAACCTATCATTCCCGTTGTCGACATTGTTGGCGGTGCTAAGCTCAACAAATGGGAAGGTGAAGACgaagaagaaaatattaag gatAGCTGGGATGCAGAGGaagaagaaacaaaaaaaatcgagACGAAAGTCcccgaaaaaaaaactaaatcaaaattggaACAAAAAATAGCTGAAAGAGAA cgaaaacaaaaaatagaaaatgaaaAGATGAGACGTAAATTTTTGGAAGCAGAAGAAAATTCAAACATGACaccagaagaaaaaaaattattacaacagaAACTACAAGAAGAAGCTGATTTGGAAGTAGCTAAAGAAATGTTAGGTGTAGATGAAAGTGATGAAGATTCAATAGACCGAATGAATCCAAAGTCAAAAGAAGATTTCATTGTTTTTGAACAAGCccttcagaaaaaaatacaaagtttTTCTAAATCTGATCATTATTCTGATTTTATTGAAGAACTTATTAGAAATTTATCTGTTACAC tatCAATGAATGACCTGAGAAAGTTAAAAGCCAGCGTAGATAATATGAGTACAGAAAAAATGAAAGCAGAAAAaggtgataaaaataaaaaaaataaaggcaAAGGGAAAGCTAAGCTGCGACTTGACAACAGTACT